One genomic window of Sphingomonas ginsengisoli An et al. 2013 includes the following:
- the scpA gene encoding methylmalonyl-CoA mutase, producing the protein MSDSKYQAWEQLAAKEARGADLRRTTPEGITLKNVYGPADTADIDSGFPGVAPYTRGPYATMYAGRPWTIRQYAGFSTAEESNAFYRRNLAAGQKGLSVAFDLATHRGYDSDHPRVTGDVGKAGVAIDSVEDMKLLFDGIPLGEMSVSMTMNGAVLPVLAFYIVAGEEQGVERAALTGTIQNDILKEFAVRNTYIYPPEPSMRIVSDIIAYTSREMPKFNSISISGYHMHEAGATAVQEMAYTLADGMEYVRSAMAAGLDIDAFAPRLSFFWGIGMNLFMEVAKMRAARTLWGRIMTDLGAKSEKSKLLRTHCQTSGVSLTEQDPYNNIVRTTIEALAAVLGGTQSLHTNSFDEAIALPTDFSARIARNTQLILAEESGVTAVADPLGGSWYVEALTRELEEKAWALIQEVEAHGGMTKAVAEGLPKRRIEEAAAQRQANVDTGATVIVGVNRYRLPEEDELDILEVDNAKVRAGQIERLTQLKAGRDGAAVQAALQALEEGARANANLLALAVDAARARATLGEISDALERAFGRYATKPSPVSGIYGQRADRRWEEAKQGTVSVAQRLGRKPRMLVAKMGQDGHDRGANLVSSAFGDLGFEIVAGPLFQTPREAAELAVSSDVDVVGASSLAAGHKTLIPELIDELKEMGRADIKVVAGGVIPAQDYAALRAAGVQAIFGPGTNLADAADEVLRLLGHNKPPLDEAAE; encoded by the coding sequence ATGTCGGACTCGAAGTACCAAGCGTGGGAGCAACTTGCCGCCAAGGAGGCGCGCGGCGCTGATCTGAGGCGCACCACGCCTGAAGGCATCACGCTCAAGAACGTCTACGGCCCCGCCGACACCGCCGATATCGACAGCGGTTTCCCCGGCGTCGCGCCCTACACCCGCGGCCCCTATGCGACGATGTACGCGGGCCGCCCGTGGACGATCCGCCAGTACGCCGGCTTCTCGACCGCCGAAGAATCCAACGCCTTCTATCGTCGCAACCTCGCCGCCGGGCAGAAGGGCCTGAGCGTCGCCTTCGACCTCGCCACCCACCGCGGTTACGACAGCGACCATCCGCGCGTCACCGGTGACGTCGGCAAGGCCGGCGTCGCGATCGACAGTGTCGAGGATATGAAGCTGCTGTTCGACGGCATCCCGCTGGGCGAGATGAGCGTCAGCATGACGATGAACGGCGCGGTGCTGCCAGTGCTCGCCTTCTACATCGTCGCGGGTGAGGAGCAGGGGGTCGAGCGCGCGGCGCTGACCGGGACCATCCAGAACGACATCCTCAAGGAGTTCGCGGTCCGCAACACCTACATCTACCCGCCCGAACCCTCGATGCGGATCGTCAGCGACATCATCGCGTACACGAGCCGGGAGATGCCCAAGTTCAACAGCATCTCGATCAGCGGCTATCACATGCACGAGGCCGGCGCGACGGCGGTGCAGGAGATGGCCTACACCCTCGCCGACGGCATGGAATATGTCCGCTCGGCGATGGCCGCGGGCCTCGACATCGACGCCTTCGCCCCGCGGCTGAGCTTCTTCTGGGGCATCGGCATGAACCTCTTCATGGAGGTCGCCAAGATGCGCGCGGCGCGGACCCTGTGGGGCCGGATTATGACCGACCTCGGCGCCAAGTCCGAAAAGTCTAAGCTGCTCCGCACCCACTGCCAGACTAGCGGCGTCAGCCTCACCGAGCAGGACCCGTACAACAACATCGTCCGGACCACGATTGAAGCACTGGCGGCGGTGCTCGGCGGCACCCAGTCGCTCCACACCAACAGCTTCGACGAGGCAATCGCGCTGCCGACCGACTTCTCGGCCCGCATCGCCCGCAACACCCAGCTGATCCTCGCCGAGGAGAGCGGTGTCACCGCGGTCGCCGACCCGCTCGGTGGCAGCTGGTATGTCGAGGCGTTGACCCGCGAGCTCGAGGAGAAAGCGTGGGCGCTGATCCAGGAGGTCGAGGCGCACGGCGGCATGACCAAGGCGGTCGCCGAAGGCCTGCCCAAGCGCCGCATCGAGGAAGCCGCCGCGCAGCGTCAGGCCAACGTCGACACCGGCGCGACGGTGATCGTGGGCGTCAACCGATACCGGCTGCCCGAAGAGGACGAGCTCGACATCCTTGAGGTCGATAACGCCAAAGTCCGCGCCGGCCAGATCGAGCGGCTAACCCAGCTCAAGGCCGGGCGTGATGGCGCGGCAGTCCAGGCGGCGCTGCAAGCGCTTGAAGAGGGTGCCCGCGCCAACGCCAACCTGCTGGCCCTCGCCGTCGACGCCGCCCGCGCCCGCGCCACACTGGGCGAAATCTCTGACGCTCTCGAACGCGCGTTCGGCCGTTATGCGACCAAGCCGAGCCCGGTCAGCGGCATCTACGGCCAGCGCGCCGACCGGCGCTGGGAAGAGGCCAAGCAGGGCACGGTCAGCGTCGCCCAGCGGCTCGGCCGGAAGCCGCGCATGCTGGTCGCAAAGATGGGCCAGGACGGCCACGACCGCGGCGCCAACCTGGTCAGCTCGGCCTTCGGCGACCTCGGTTTTGAGATCGTCGCCGGCCCTCTCTTCCAGACCCCGCGCGAGGCGGCCGAACTGGCGGTCAGCAGCGACGTCGACGTCGTCGGCGCCTCGAGCCTAGCCGCCGGGCATAAGACGCTGATCCCCGAATTGATCGATGAGCTGAAGGAAATGGGCCGCGCCGACATCAAGGTCGTCGCCGGCGGTGTCATCCCCGCGCAGGACTATGCCGCGCTGCGGGCCGCCGGCGTGCAGGCGATCTTCGGCCCGGGCACCAACCTCGCCGACGCCGCCGACGAAGTGCTGCGCCTACTCGGCCACAACAAGCCGCCGCTCGACGAGGCAGCGGAGTGA